A genomic stretch from Canis lupus familiaris isolate Mischka breed German Shepherd chromosome 17, alternate assembly UU_Cfam_GSD_1.0, whole genome shotgun sequence includes:
- the C17H2orf78 gene encoding uncharacterized protein C2orf78 homolog codes for MQSLVSAAPIPSSIGSLPLVSAVDVSSSLTMSENFQNPSLLGTPNSLQLSLPVVSNTASLTGSVCSFSRVSAPAVSSAWLLPSASGCSFQPLMGSAYLYQHSGTTTLSGVTGQSQSSTSAASYPGIFRWDVMGSTKKKSSLVRDLTVTIINQDTSVSSMSMAAQYDKTSEANNMVPLYPSLSASLVQGTPSQIPNQGHSLSLPYQEGSQVYYYNQGTLGPLLSGELGPCLQSYGSVSYTGSRASAPQPEMVMVLKEVQPTNVLPPASDSGIYYSVSAQPITETSFQVMETSLGMETSLGLQPPSQAFCLPQTPEFPKSCSSRNIQMLESNPPPELGDISMIAPVQSSSNVLVLPPAPSQKQTENKNLDDIKTKLSKPLDAYQIPIENQDPPLLPLEIPDIHHLLASIDPPGQEEQPGSEDTDLGKNGPSLENQGILENGIESSGGFADVATLVRDIHLPQLFNSLKDLDKSKGAKAIKAKDTRVIKLNQVQEKSSVIKAPSDQVRKNKHKATEPINGAPKAKIQAKNSECLLGGDVVICDAVDSDRAPVNTAKHSNSKSQKAASSRTSKAKSHGQEKTKRTRENNPKKAEESKQSGNKIKAEEKPTIPKMKRKKNQPELSQETFKKPRSCLGMHMLESVQVFHALGKKSDKKTGLSSSRALVSSSNPKDARPSPAIKPWLNTTREGKGPEKNQIKAQKPDRGADEECSSPSQYELPPPGKVKLVPLPFPIFEKPRPRPVPRRPQSLASHRSAAAHPARPGSTSSAQPAAANLSRPTPASLTGPARPARPISTNPTRPISTNPTRPGLTNPIRPSVPQSAVSRPAPYKTSSSTSLQREPIPTAVTKLQSPPKPQNQFLLEDFSLQPIPWRKPNVPEPVMSKPITEEQRPEREAMKRQAQLERENAAKYTSLGKMQFFIEREKEMEISQYYGYAI; via the exons ATGCAGTCTTTGGTTTCAGCTGCTCCAATACCCTCTAGTATCGGCTCCTTGCCCCTTGTATCTGCAGTGGATGTTTCTTCTTCTCTAACCATGTCCG aaaatttccaaaatcCATCTTTACTTGGAACTCCAAACTCTCTGCAGCTGTCTCTCCCTGTGGTGAGCAATACAGCTTCCCTAACAGGAAGTGTCTGCAGCTTCTCCAGAGTGTCTGCTCCAGCTGTCAGTTCGGCATGGCTACTGCCATCAGCTTCTGGTTGTTCTTTCCAGCCACTCATGGGTAGTGCCTACCTCTACCAACATTCCGGTACAACTACGTTGTCTGGAGTTACTGGGCAGAGCCAGAGCTCCACATCAGCTGCTTCCTATCCTGGTATTTTTCGGTGGGATGTCATGGGAAGCACTAAAAAGAAGTCATCTTTAGTCAGAGACctcactgtgactatcattaaCCAGGACACAAGTGTTTCTTCCATGTCTATGGCAGCCCAGTATGACAAAACTTCAGAGGCCAATAACATGGTTCCTCTGTATCCATCACTTTCTGCCAGCCTTGTTCAGGGAACACCATCTCAGATTCCAAATCAGGGACACAGCCTATCACTTCCCTATCAGGAAGGAAGCCAGGTATACTACTATAATCAAGGCACACTGGGGCCTCTACTGTCTGGAGAACTTGGCCCCTGTCTGCAATCCTATGGCTCTGTGTCCTACACGGGAAGTAGGGCCTCTGCCCCTCAACCAGAAATGGTGATGGTACTCAAGGAGGTTCAGCCCACAAATGTTCTACCACCAGCCTCTGATTCTGGAATATACTACTCTGTGTCAGCTCAACCCATCACAGAAACAAGTTTTCAAG TGATGGAGACCTCCCTCGGGATGGAGACGTCCCTAGGATTGCAACCTCCAAGTCAGGCATTTTGTCTGCCACAAACTCCAGAATTCCCCAAGTCCTGCAGTAGCAGAAATATCCAGATGCTTGAAAGTAACCCACCACCTGAACTTGGAGACATCTCTATGATAGCTCCAGTCCAAAGTTCTAGTAATGTCCTGGTACTGCCTCCAGCTCCCAGCCAGAAACAAACAGAGAATAAGAATTTGGATGATATTAAAACCAAGCTTTCAAAGCCTCTGGATGCCTACCAGATCCCGATAGAAAACCAAGATCCTCCACTACTTCCTTTAGAAATTCCTGATATTCACCACCTCTTGGCCTCCATTGACCCTCCTGGTCAGGAGGAACAGCCTGGTTCTGAAGACACCGATCTGGGAAAAAATGGCCCGAGTCTTGAGAACCAAGGGATCCTTGAAAATGGGATTGAATCTAGTGGTGGTTTTGCAGATGTAGCTACACTGGTGAGGGACATTCATCTTCCCCAGCTCTTTAATTCCTTGAAAGACCTTGATAAATCCAAAGGTGCCAAGGCGATCAAAGCCAAAGATACCAGAGTCATCAAGTTGAACCAGGTGCAAGAAAAGTCAAGTGTCATAAAGGCTCCCTCTGATCAAGTCAGGAAGAACAAACATAAAGCCACCGAGCCTATCAATGGTGCTCCCAAGGCCAAAATCCAGGCAAAAAACTCAGAGTGCCTGTTAGGGGGAGATGTGGTTATTTGCGATGCTGTAGACAGTGACAGGGCTCCAGTGAACACGGCCAAGCATTCCAACAGCAAATCTCAGAAAGCTGCATCCAGCAGGACCAGTAAAGCTAAGAGCCATGGGCAGGAAAAGACCAAAAGGACCAGAGAAAACAACCCCAAGAAAGCTGAAGAAAGTAAGCAGTCAGGGAACAAAATCAAGGCAGAAGAGAAGCCAACCATTCCCAAGATGAAGCGGAAGAAAAATCAACCCGAGCTTAGTCAAGAGACCTTTAAGAAGCCTCGAAGCTGTCTAGGCATGCACATGTTGGAGTCTGTGCAGGTTTTTCATGCACTGGGGAAGAAGAGTGATAAGAAAACTGGACTGTCTTCCTCCCGGGCCCTGGTAAGCTCCAGCAACCCAAAAGATGCCCGGCCATCCCCAGCTATCAAACCATGGCTTAATACTACACGTGAAGGTAAAGGTCCtgagaaaaatcaaatcaaagcCCAGAAACCAGACAGGGGTGCTGACGAAGAGTGTTCATCTCCATCCCAGTATGAGCTGCCACCCCCTGGGAAGGTCAAGTTGGTGCCTTTGCCTTTTCCAATCTTCGAGAAGCCTCGACCTCGACCTGTTCCACGGAGGCCACAGTCTCTGGCCTCACATCGTTCTGCTGCGGCTCACCCTGCCAGGCCTGGTTCTACCAGCTCAGCTCAACCTGCTGCAGCCAACCTATCCCGGCCGACTCCTGCCTCCTTGACAGGTCCTGCCAGGCCTGCTCGGCCAATTTCAACCAATCCCACACGGCCAATTTCAACCAATCCCACACGACCAGGTTTGACCAACCCTATCCGGCCTAGTGTCCCGCAATCTGCTGTCTCTAGGCCTGCACCCTACAAAACATCATCTTCCACTTCTCTCCAGCGGGAGCCCATTCCCACTGCTGTGACCAAGCTCCAGTCTCCACCCAAACCTCAAAACCAATTTCTACTCGAAGACTTCAGCTTGCAACCAATTCCATGGAGGAAACCCAATGTTCCTGAGCCAGTGATGTCAAAGCCCATCACAGAAGAGCAGAGGCCAGAGCGGGAGGCCATGAAGAGGCAGGCGCAGCTAGAGCGCGAGAATGCTGCCAAATACACTTCTTTGGGGAAAATGCAATTTTTCattgagagggaaaaagaaatggaaatttctcAATACTATGGCTATGCAATATAA